One genomic window of Halovivax cerinus includes the following:
- a CDS encoding formate/nitrite transporter family protein: MSTPTASAADQRPTRDVLSSLIDSGVHEMNRERSGLLLSGFSAGLDIGFGPLLMAVVLTLSTGGFGDLLTEVLVASAYAVGFIFVIIGRSELFTEHTTLAVIPVLDGQATVGQLTRLWGLVYVGNVIGGALFTVLAVQLMPGLGVVSTDAFAEISYKLVTHDVYWLFVAGIFAGWLMGLLAWLITAAQDTTSRLLLIWIVTATIGLLHLPHSIAGNVEVLFGLLVTNAVTVGDYLVFLVLATVGNALGGGVFVASLKYGHVVRGGT, translated from the coding sequence CTGTCGACGCCGACGGCGTCGGCCGCCGATCAGCGTCCGACGCGAGACGTTCTGTCTTCGTTGATCGACAGCGGCGTTCACGAGATGAACCGTGAACGGTCGGGACTGCTCCTCTCGGGATTCTCCGCCGGACTCGACATCGGATTCGGTCCGTTGCTGATGGCCGTCGTCTTGACCCTCTCGACGGGTGGCTTTGGCGATCTTCTCACGGAGGTGCTCGTCGCGAGTGCCTACGCCGTCGGATTCATCTTCGTCATCATCGGTCGATCGGAGCTGTTCACGGAACACACGACGCTCGCCGTGATCCCCGTCCTCGACGGACAAGCGACGGTCGGCCAGCTCACCCGCCTCTGGGGACTCGTGTACGTCGGAAACGTGATCGGTGGCGCGCTATTTACCGTCCTCGCGGTCCAGTTGATGCCAGGTCTCGGCGTCGTCTCGACGGACGCGTTCGCCGAGATCTCCTACAAACTCGTCACGCACGACGTGTACTGGCTTTTCGTGGCCGGGATCTTCGCGGGGTGGCTGATGGGACTGCTCGCCTGGCTCATCACGGCTGCACAGGACACCACCAGCCGACTCCTCCTCATCTGGATCGTGACGGCTACGATCGGTCTCCTGCACCTCCCTCACTCGATCGCCGGCAACGTCGAAGTGCTGTTCGGGTTGCTCGTCACGAATGCCGTTACGGTCGGCGACTATCTCGTCTTCCTCGTACTCGCGACCGTCGGAAACGCGCTCGGCGGCGGTGTGTTCGTCGCGTCGTTGAAGTACGGCCACGTCGTCCGCGGCGGGACCTGA
- a CDS encoding DoxX family protein, with translation MATNEVTLESRVAGFTASGKLHTLSVWFILALRLMMGLAFLQSGVDKVLASDPFSAGGYLASRQAGPAADLFTSMAEVGWFVEFVNVAVPWGEVLIGLGLLVGALTRLAAFWGAFMMLTFYLGNWEVSHGYINGDFAYMLVFLSVAAFGAGRIFGLDRYLESLQVGGQELVERYPWMRYILG, from the coding sequence ATGGCAACGAACGAAGTTACCCTGGAAAGCAGGGTCGCAGGATTCACGGCCAGCGGAAAACTACACACACTTTCGGTCTGGTTCATACTCGCTCTCAGGCTCATGATGGGACTGGCGTTCCTCCAGAGCGGCGTCGACAAGGTCCTCGCGTCGGACCCCTTCAGTGCCGGTGGCTACCTCGCGAGTCGCCAGGCTGGACCGGCGGCCGACCTGTTCACCTCGATGGCCGAGGTCGGCTGGTTCGTCGAGTTCGTCAACGTGGCCGTTCCGTGGGGAGAGGTCCTCATCGGTCTGGGACTGCTCGTCGGCGCACTTACCCGGCTCGCGGCGTTCTGGGGCGCGTTCATGATGCTCACGTTCTACCTCGGCAACTGGGAGGTCTCACACGGCTACATCAACGGCGACTTCGCGTACATGCTCGTGTTCCTCTCGGTCGCCGCGTTCGGTGCGGGCCGAATCTTCGGACTCGATCGGTACCTGGAGTCCCTCCAGGTCGGCGGGCAGGAACTCGTCGAACGGTATCCGTGGATGCGGTACATCCTCGGGTGA